The DNA segment AGTGAAGCGTTGTGGTCTGCCCAGCAGTGGGAAGAGGAGGGAGCCTCTCAGAGTCTACCAGATccctcagaggaggaggatcagCAAAGACCCCAAACGGGTGACCATCGAAGACCTCCGCATGCAGGCCGTCAAAGAGATCTGCTACGAGGTCTGTGATGTCCTCAGTCAAACCAGGACCGTTTGTACTTCTACAGACCTTGTGTTTAAacgcccccctcccccctcaggtGGCTCTGGGTGATTTCCGTCACTCCCGTCAGGAGATCGAGGCGCTGTCCATCGTTAAGATGAAGGAGCTCTGCCGCATGTACGCCAAGAAGGACTCCAACGAGAGGGAGAGCTGGAGGGCTGTGGCCCAGGACGTCTGCGACACCGTGGGCATCGGAGAGGAGAGGAGCCCCCCCACGGAGGAGGGAGTAGGagtgggtggaggaggtggaggcggaggaggaggaggagggggagagacgggggaggggagagagaaagggaaagtgTACGACCTGAAGGCTCACATCGACAAACTGACCGACATCCTGGAGGTGAGTGACGCTGCTTTGTTTGTGAGCtgaactgttgttgttgaaacGTTTGAAGACGTCGTGTGTGACTCCTTCAGGAGGTGAAGCTGCAGAACAACATGAAGGACGAGGAGATCAAAGCTCTGAGAGACCGGATGATAAAGATGGAGAGCATCATACCTGTTCAGGTACGCCGGCTCGCCATCGTCCCGCTCCGTCAGCTGCTCGTCGCTCAGCAGCCGCTCTGAATCCaccctctctgttttccttcgTTTCCAGGACGACGACATGAACGGCGAGGGAGGCGGGTCTCCTCAGAGAGACGGGGGCGACGGGGGCGACGGGGGAGGGGGCGGCGACGGCGTGGACCAGCCGGAGGTCAGAGTTCAGCGGCTGATGGACGAGGACCCGGCGTTCAGGAGAGGGCGCCTCCGCTGGCTGAAACAGGAACAGCAGCGAATCCtgaacctgcagcagcagaacatcACCAAGAAACTACGAGGACAAAACCAGAACCAAGGTCAGTGGGTGGTTTTactctccccccccccctctgaaACCACATCTAACCCCCCACcctttctcccccctcctgcAGGTCAGAACACCCCGACCGTCCCCGTTCACCTCCCGGGCACCGGCCGCTTCATCCCTCCCCAGGAGTGCAAGCTCAAGTTCCCCTTCAAGAGTAACCCCGCCCACCGGTTGTCATGGGGACCAGCCAGCGCCGCCCTGCAAGCCCTGGGTCTCGGGGAGGGAGGAGGCGAgggggagagcagagggaggagggaggaggaggggaggagtggagggTATAGGCTCTCCCTCGCCTCCGCCTCCTCAGGGTCAGTCTCCCGCTCTCCTGCCCCTCCCCTTCCAGGCTCCGCCCCCCGCATGCGCACGCCCAGCCCTCACCGCGGCTGGCAACAGCGTAACCACGGCAACCAGGGGAACCAGGGCGCCTTCCACTACCACCACCAGGGCAACAACCAAAACCACCAGCGCCGCTACCGCCGCAACTCCCTGGACAGCTCCACCCATGGCAACGGTAACTATGACAACGACCAGCACCACAGCGGTGGCGGTGGCGGTCACCAGGGGCGACCAagacagaggaggggggtgtCGCCTGGGCcagggggggagagaggaggagggagaggaggaggaggaggaggaggggggagagacagagacggaggCTTCCATTATAATCAACGCCAGCACCATCAgtaccaccaccacccctaCTACAACCCCCACAATGCACCATTCCAGCCAGGACCTCACCCTAACTACCACAGTCTGCCACGCCCCGGgcccccacccctccctgcTGACATGCTGGTGGGGGTGGGGCCACCGCCGGGGGGGTGGGGCTTCACCACCCCTCCCAGGATGAGACGGCAGTTCAGCGCACCGGACCTCAAAAACAACAAGGAGACCCccatctgacctctgacctctggaggtctctgattggctgcaggaCACTGGGCGGTCCTGATGCTGTAGAGactaggctgtgtgtgtgtgtgtgtgtgagtgtgtgtgtgtgtgtaagtgtgtgtgttgcagcactTTTCTCATATTGCGTCACACACCAACTAACATCACACACATCCTGTATTTTTaatcctgctgtgtgtgtgtgtgtgtgtgtgtgtgtgtgtgtgtgtgcggcttCCTCCTCGCTTTTCATGTTAGCACGGGTTAGCTGTTGCCATAGCGACACTGtttttaggaaattattttatttttttcactgtttttcaaacaGGATCGAACTTTAATGATTtagttttgttgatttttattgaTCGCTGATATTGATTGACGTGGTCTCGATCAGTCGTTTAGAACAAGGTGCCTTAAAGCTGATGTGTTAGCTCCTGAAGCTAGCTCCTGTTAGCAGAagtctcctgtttgtttgtttgtttttttgttttttttttaaagattaagtACGTTGGTGTGATTTCCTGGGCAGGATGGATGTTTGTACTTAGATGGACTTGAGTTTTAGCGCCTCTGTTTTAGCCGCTGTTAGCCCAGGAGGCTAACTAGTCTGGTTTAGCCTGAGAGGCCTGTGTTAGCTGGGACAAGTCAGTTAGCCTCAGTAGGAAGCAAGGGATGGCTGTTCAGTCTGAGAGGTTTATGTGGTCAAGTGGTATACAAGCCCAAGTTTAACCTAGCCTAGCTTAGCCTAGCCTAGCCAAGGCAGCATTCATGTTATGTGGGAATTACAGTTTGTATGACTTCAATGCTAACACGTTGAACCCATTTTACACAATCAATAAAATTATCACTTAATTATTGGAAGCGGTTTATGTagttaacataaaaatatttggATGTTTCTATGTTGCACCACAGGAGGGAGCTAAACTGTGAGCAATGACgattaaacaaaaacatttaagttGCAACTTAGCACCAACAAAAGCATGGTGTTGACTTGTGCGGGGGGATCTAGATGACgtaattactgtattttgtctggaacaagacaaacaaaaactgctgtTCTACGTGATATCAGTGAAACCGATACTGAAATATCAGCCGGCCGCTGCTCGGTTTTTCAGTTTGGTCGCTTCTTTTTGTAAAACAGTTAACACCTGACTGACAACTTTAACTGACATCAACTGACAACTCTTTAAAACGTTGCTGCAGAACTTTTTCCCTCGAAGCTCGTATTTACGCGTCCCTCCCATGTGACTTGAATGCTGCGTCGCTGAGTGCTACAAAACCAAAGAAAGCTGCTCTGTGGCGCCTCCTCcaggagagcagagagctgactgctgtacagagagagagagatggagggatgagatGTCAGggctgaaagaaagagaaactcCTCGTCTGTTTTAGAGGAcgctgtgaggaggaggaggaggaggaggtgtggttgtaaatgttaatgagAGACAGACTCGCATGTTGAATCTTTTAAAGcgttgtgtgtatatttgaaGTGTATcctgacttttgtttttatgaagaTGAATCTATTTTAAAATAGGCTGCAACATATGAGATGTGCTCACGGTGAGTTCACTGTCTCTGGCAATCGTGGGAAATGTAGTAAGTGATACCTGACGTGATGCATTATGGGAGATGTAGGAATCATGAAACGTGGTGGATTATAGTTTACGTAGGGCTGCGAGAAAGCGAAGGCAGAGAAGACGGAAGAGTGAGACACTTGAGGAGAAACCTGCGATACAAtaagctttgtttttaaaaagtaagagACAACTTCCTCCTGTAAGGATCTGACACTACTTAGTATTTTATGTCCACATCGAGAAGGGACGAGGAATTAACTGCTGCCTTCCTGAGGCGTCAGGAAGATGGAAACTGTGGCATTTTCCCATTTGAGTCATATAATGTTGCATTTAATGTCACTTTAAAGACAGCTTTTTCAACATACTGACAGTTAGCGACATGTTCTCGTTCTCATTATACTTGTGTTTGGGCTTTTCTTCAGCCAGCTGTGTCCGACTGAGCTGTAAGTTTAATGCCATATATTATGATTCTTTAATTATGCTGTTAATcaattaatgtaaaaaaaacctgaaaaaaatctAGGGCGTCATCATCAGTGGTCAAACCCcaaagattttcattttaaaatgataaaacattttttttactgttgtgttcACTGCACCTCTGAAACATAGGAAGTTGTAATTACAACCGACCTGCCACAAATTTCCAACTTCCTACGTCACTCTGAACGCAGCCCTGGTGTGTTCAGTGTCCCCTGAATGACAACATGTTTACTGTCAGGAGGAGTTGGGAGTTAAGGGCACTGCCCTAAACCCCGCCCACACACAGAGCAAGGCATTGTGGGAGATGACGAGTGGAGCATTTTTGTGCTCTGTGACTTTTAAGACCTTTTCACAAAAGGATCAGAACCAACCAATGGGAGCGCTCCCTCCGGCCGCTCAGCCAGTCAAGGAGGGAGTCGCCACGGTGAtgatgacaaaaaacacaagaactGATTGTGATTGGCCTGAGAAGCATGACATCAGCGGAATTGTAGTTCCACCTTGTTTTGGTCTGCTGTCTCTGGTATCGACCAATCACGGGACAATCGTGATAACCTGCTGCCACCGCCGGGCTTGATGGGAAatgatgtttcctttttgtttatggtttttaatttttctgatttttttttttcaatttccagCTTgggcctctgattggctgttttttttctttatgtattcGTTTCCTGTTCTGAGTATTTTAACCCCATGTTTCGATTTTTGCTTTATGATGTCATCATGTCATCATcactattattaatataattatcATAAAGTTATAAGTGTCATTAATATTGGGTTCTTGTGGATGCTGCTAAGGGGAGCTTCTTTGCCCTCATGCAACGgcctgagtgtgtttgtgtgtatctgtgttcatctgtgtgttggacgtctgagtgtgtgtgtgtgtgtgtgcttgtgtgtttccTGGTTAATTTAGAATCTTAATCTAAagtttgttttactttataaagttgattttattgtttttcttctaatCGTCTGTTTACTTTTGTCGATTTGgaagttgggggggggggaggcGGGGCCTGGAGGAGTGGTAGGAACCCGTTGCCATGGCAACTCAATTCAGCAGAATTCCAGAACATTCTAGAACTCCTCTCACTGATTGGCCCCTCCCATTCCCTACGCCTCTGCTCCAATCACAACCTCGGagtctgtgacatcacagcacGATGCCACTGTCAGGACTGTGGAACACAGATATGGACACGATGACATCATGGTCTAACCCTCCTCCTATTGGCTGAGAGCCCCTcagttgtttctctgtctgtgttgagttgttgtgtctgttgtttttgttgtatcaGGAACCAATCTCAGGCTCTACCTGCAGACAACATGATGGCAATAAACTGTCAATAAGAATGAAAACGAAACACGActcacctcctccttttctGGGTTTCCCTCCAGTACGGTGGCTGAGAGAGTTCAAAACACAGACGAAGAAGAAAACATCCTCACACTACAGCACACTACAAATACCAGTTCCTTTACTACAGGAAAAAGTACcaacacaacactgtaaaatactcAGTTCTAAGTAAATGTACTACTAAATAATATTAAAAGTTGTAGCTGGTTTTAAgtagtttatatatatatacacttagCTACTTAGTCCAGTGCTTCCGAACTGGATTCCTCCAAAGGGTCACCACTTTAACTTGAgggggaaagaagaaaaacgTTTATTTGTTTCTCAGTGaaattcagcagcagcaaacacaggaaacaggacTGTCCTGTCAGCTCTCCTATCAGAGTAACAGTCTTTCTGAACTTATAATAATCTGATTGGTCTTTCTGTTGTTGGACAGCAGGAAACCTTgaccattaaaataaaaaacctaaaaaacaaaagtcttaTCACACTTCCTGTcccagctgctgtcagtcaaaccacacacacacacacacacagatactgacATCCTGagcatcttctctctcttcagtttCTTAGTTTCTCCTCTCGGACTGACGCAGACAAACGATCTTTCAGGAGCTTAGGTTCTTTTTCACAATGCAGTtcttcgtcctcctcttcctcctgtctcaTGCCATGGTTACAGCGGTACCCGGTTGCCTCAGCGACAGGGACAAGGACCACCGCCCGAGGAAGAACTGCACGGCGGCCGGCTTCAGCGCGGTCCCGGAGGGAATCGAACCCTCGACCAAGGTAATGCCACAAAACAACGACAACTACTGCACAGAGACCAACATGAAGTTAAAAACATAAAGTCAGGTCAGAtgttaaagacagacagagatgaatcTGACGGCTGCATGACAACCGACTTACATTAAAGTTTTAATATCAAGTTACCTGCAAATCCTTTTTTAAGACCTCAAAGTCAATTTAATAACCTTTTcagaacaaacaaatgaatgtaCATCAGGACTGAGTGTTCaatgtcttcaatattaatataaatatattttacaattaTGATGTATCTAAgtaacaaaaaataagaaatgctaactttaacattttaaaactagTTCGAAAACCTGAGTGAACGCAGCGTTTGATTGACAGGACGAGAAGCGGAAACACAGCGGAAACACAAGCTTCCTGTTTTAGACTGATAAGATGACAGTTTTACTGGAACTGTGACAGCTCTTAATGCTCTCTTCTTCTAtcctctctatctctatctatCCCTATTTTTAGGTTTTGTTATTTCCTGGGAACGTGTTCTCCAGTCTGTCCTGGCACTCCTTCATGATTTTCACAGAGATCTATGAGATCGACTTCACAGGCAATAAGGTGTCTGAATTGTGCTTAAAATCAGTTCTAAATATGTTCCATTCAACATTTGATTCTCTTATGTCCTaaaattaaagtcattttttaatCCAGGTTCCAGAGTTAACTCCTTCTGCCACTCCGATCCTGCCCACCCTCAGTGTTCTCCGACTGGGGTCAAACCATTTGACCTCCCTCTCCGACAGCTCCTTCTCGGCCTGTCCTGCTCTGACTGAACTCTACCTGGAAAAGAACAGAATTGACTCTCTGAGCGACCATACCTTCTCCGGACTCAGTAAACTGGAGGTTGGTGTGTTTGCATAGTAGCACATATTAGCAGTGATTATAGCTTGTTAGCAAAGGGGGATGCAGATGAAGGTAAAGTGTTAGCAAAGCTTGAATCGTGACTGAAAATATGTCAGAATGAAGCATCAAAAAGTTAAGTCATGCTGTTACCTTCTAGATCCTGGACTTGTCATCAAATCGTATCAAGGTTCTTCCCAAGCTCATGCTCCACCCCCTTCCAGCCATAGAAACGCTCTACCTGGAGGACAACAAGGTGAGAGAACACACACCAAGGGACTAACTTGAGCACAAAATCAAGCCCTGTATCTTACTGGTGGTACAGGTTCACAAAAGCTGCTCATTTTCTTGCCTGTAGGGGGCAGAGGTTGGTGTGTCTAAAACTTCAGGACATATCCTTTTCATTACAGATCAAAGTGATGCCAGACGATTGGTTCAGCAAGAAGAAGGAGGTGCCGTACCTCTACCTCTCAGCCAATCCCTGGGCTTGCTCCTGTTCCCTTGGTTATTTGCGCAGATACCTTGAAGACTACGAATTTAACATCTACGTACGCGATGGTCCGCTCATAAAGAGTGATGGAGAAAGTGTGGTGAGTAAAGACAATTGCTGCAAAAAGGTTTGGCAGTTGACCCCACCCAAGTATGTGAGAAGCTTGATGTGTAGCCTCGTATTTGCTGATTTATAGTTTCTGGTAATGTCACCATGTTTCACCTCATCAAAGACCGGACAATAGGAGATGGACAGTCCAGGTTCAGGCTCCAAGTAAAGGACCTTAAGTATTTTGGGGTCTTGCTCACTGTACAATCCACCTTTGGGTGTGACCATTAAGAACAGTTAAACTTTTGGATGTAGTCGAACGCTTTGTACAGACAGTCTTTGAGGCAAACTGAGGCTTTTAGGAAAATCTTTTCCACAAGACCAGAGAGATTGTACTTTAGGACCTTCGACAGAGGTTTGTGTAGTAAGACTCTGATTGTTGCGTTGATGCATATTTAAAATCCAAAAGGGATTCATGTTGGCATTTGGTGACTTATTGTTCGATGGTTGTCATCTGTCCACAGGTGTGTGACTCTCCACAGACGCTTAAGGGCAGTCCTGTACTGAGTCTGGAGGAATCTGATCTGTGTTCAGTTCCAGAACCAGAAGAATCAGGTCCAACTGGTGACTTAGACCAGACACAAACTTCTGGTTTTCCAACTGCTGTTACCGCTATCCCAACTGTTGCCATCCTTCCTCCTACTCCTCCCTCTCCTACTactcatcatcctcctcttcctcctactcctccctctcctactactcatcatcctcctcttcctcctactcctccctctcctactactcatcatcctcctcctcctcctactcctccctCTCCTACTACtcgtcatcctcctcttcctcgtacatctcctcctcctcctcctcctcctcctcttactaCTACTATTATAACAACTGCTACTCCAACATCTGCTGCTCCTGCCACTATTGCTCCCACTGTCGTACTCCAACTCTACACAGAGTACCACAGAGTAATCACATGGTCCTGGTACCAAACCTTTACCAGTTTAATTGAATGGTCAAGCCATTCAGAAGAGAAGAGCATAATCCAGGGATCATTAGCGGGGTCACATGCCTTTgtcactcctccctctccacctgtCAGACCCTCAACTGAAAGTCCTGCTGACATGACGACTGCTGTGCCCGCAACACCTGGGAGAACAAAATCTGTTCCTATAAATGTAACGTCAACAATACCCACCACCCCTGAGCCTCCAACCACGGCAATCCCCCTCTGGGTGAAAGCTGCTGGTGGCCGGCGACGTGAAAAAATCAGTGCTGATGGAGCTGCAGGGGTGTTCTGTTTTTGGCTTTTTGCAGcgtgtgtgctgctgtgtgtggcGTCAGCAGCGTGCATATTGGTGACTCTGGCAAGGCTAGTTGTCTGGTACAGGAGGGTGTACAAGCCGCTGAGTGTGGCGCTGGCAAAGAGGGGAGGAGGTAGTGATGGTGTGAGGCTGTTAACTTACAGCcggagggaggagaaggaagtggcaggagaggaaggagtgaTGGCGCTGTATCGCTCCGTTCTGTTCAtccacaaagagagagaagaagctATGGAGAGGGAAGATGGAGGAAAGGAGGATGAtgagggaggaaagggagggaaagaaagactCCTCGTCACTCTGAAGCCGACAGGatcagaggaggtgaagagagaggatggaggagaaagaggagggagggaggagagaggagtgtaCAGGAAGACACTGTACCGGCTGTTAAGTAAAGAGGAAGAGatagagggatggagggatgtgaTGGAGGAGTGTCGGGTCTCtgcagaggatggagggaggacaggaaggggaaaagatggagggatggaaagagagaggagtggaggtggaggagtagTTTCCAGGAAGCGCTACAGTGTGATTCTCAGGGAGGAGACGGGGGAGGCAGGGGGAGCGAGGGAGGAGCGGGACTGGGTGGTTGGTGGGTGGGAGGttaaaagaggaggaggggaagaaggggagggaggagagcagcCCAGGAGCAGCTGGGGGGAGTGGCTGGCACACTACTTACCCAGCATGCCTTGGGGGGTGACCATGCCCCCTGAGGGTGAGGCTGCTGAGTGACATCAGATGACTCGATGACATCGGCCTTtctgaatttttttaaaatttcattatGATTTATGTGTATTTGGCTGTTCTATAATAGATTGTTATGCACCTGTGATCGACTGATGTTTGTCCTAATGACTGTTAATTGTCCTTGGGTGCAACATTATTAAGTTTTCCATGGCTGCACATTTATaaagaacacacactcactatgTGATTATGGCAGTAGTTTTCTGGTCGATTGGTTGCTATCCTCTCATCTATTGGTTGGACAATCACAGATGTTAAACACATCTCGACAACCAACACAGTGTATTATCTAAAAACAGTTGGCTAACTTGCCTGCATTAAGATACACCCAGACCAAACTGGAAGGCAAccagacatttttgtttattgacAATATCCCTGTGTACAACCccttatttttgtttgttgtatgaGTCTGTGATGATCATTGTTGTTAGCTCTCAACTGAGATGCGAGTTTTGTATGTGGGCTGTTCTTTAAAAATACGTAATCTACAGTTGCTTCTAGAACTTCTATAATTAAATACACATGAAGTACAGATGAGTCTCAGTATTTGTGTCATGTGTACACCTGTACACTGTTCACTGCCAACCAGGAAACACTGTGTAATGACTGAAATGTCTTTATCTATCCAGAAAACCCACCATGCTTCTGTTCTTACATCAGTAATCACCATATCAGACTGAACGGTTTCTCTCCACTGTGGACACGCTGGTGAGCTCTATAGTCATTTGATGTTGAGAATGATTTCCCACACTGGTCGCAGCTAtatggtttctctccagtgtgaacTCTTAAGATGAAATTTTAGCTCACCTGATCTCACAAATGCTTTGTCACAGTGCTGACAGCGATGATatttctctccagtgtgatGTATTTGATGGTGTATGTTAAGTTGTGTTTTGTAGGTTTTGTCACACTGGTCACAGTTGTACGGTCTCTCTCCAGTGTGAACTCTCTAATGAATCTTTAATCGGTGTGATGTGGGGAATTCCTTCTCACACTGCTGACAGTGACgaaacttgtttgtttttttgagagagaaagagttatAAGTGAGGTTCAGTTGTGGACTGAGGATTAGATTTAATTTTTTCTGATTTCAATAACACAACAGTGTTTCTCCTGCTTGCAGGAGCTATACAGTTAGCCAAAAAACAAGCCTTGCCAGAGTTCGCTGTGCATTAATTGtcatccctcactggcttcccaccagGCAACAGTCGGTGAAGTTGGAGAAACCCCACCCACCCCGATATAAGAAATCAAGATGACTGCTACACGCATAAATAGTTTAGAACACTGCTAATGTTACTGTTCATAGCAGTTCTGCCTGCAGatagtactgttcagtttttatctgtggacatgttatGATGCTGTTTGTATGCGCAAAATACCACGTAGAGCGTTATtaactggtattgctaaca comes from the Lates calcarifer isolate ASB-BC8 linkage group LG9, TLL_Latcal_v3, whole genome shotgun sequence genome and includes:
- the LOC127142762 gene encoding platelet glycoprotein Ib alpha chain, translated to MQFFVLLFLLSHAMVTAVPGCLSDRDKDHRPRKNCTAAGFSAVPEGIEPSTKVLLFPGNVFSSLSWHSFMIFTEIYEIDFTGNKVPELTPSATPILPTLSVLRLGSNHLTSLSDSSFSACPALTELYLEKNRIDSLSDHTFSGLSKLEILDLSSNRIKVLPKLMLHPLPAIETLYLEDNKIKVMPDDWFSKKKEVPYLYLSANPWACSCSLGYLRRYLEDYEFNIYVRDGPLIKSDGESVVCDSPQTLKGSPVLSLEESDLCSVPEPEESGPTGDLDQTQTSGFPTAVTAIPTVAILPPTPPSPTTHHPPLPPTPPSPTTHHPPLPPTPPSPTTHHPPPPPTPPSPTTRHPPLPRTSPPPPPPPPLTTTIITTATPTSAAPATIAPTVVLQLYTEYHRVITWSWYQTFTSLIEWSSHSEEKSIIQGSLAGSHAFVTPPSPPVRPSTESPADMTTAVPATPGRTKSVPINVTSTIPTTPEPPTTAIPLWVKAAGGRRREKISADGAAGVFCFWLFAACVLLCVASAACILVTLARLVVWYRRVYKPLSVALAKRGGGSDGVRLLTYSRREEKEVAGEEGVMALYRSVLFIHKEREEAMEREDGGKEDDEGGKGGKERLLVTLKPTGSEEVKREDGGERGGREERGVYRKTLYRLLSKEEEIEGWRDVMEECRVSAEDGGRTGRGKDGGMERERSGGGGVVSRKRYSVILREETGEAGGAREERDWVVGGWEVKRGGGEEGEGGEQPRSSWGEWLAHYLPSMPWGVTMPPEGEAAE